The Sinomonas sp. P10A9 genome includes a window with the following:
- a CDS encoding thiamine-binding protein, with product MIVAFSVAPSGASSSDSVHEAVASAVRVVRESGLPNRTSSMFTEIEGEWDDVMDVVKRATEAVGRYGSRVSLVLKADIRPGHTGEITGKVERLERAIERQAEGGAAAQ from the coding sequence ATGATTGTCGCCTTCTCCGTCGCGCCGTCGGGTGCCTCCTCCAGCGATTCGGTTCACGAGGCGGTCGCCTCGGCCGTGCGTGTGGTGCGCGAATCGGGCCTGCCGAACCGCACGAGCTCGATGTTCACCGAGATCGAGGGCGAGTGGGACGACGTCATGGACGTGGTCAAGCGCGCCACCGAGGCTGTGGGTCGATACGGGTCCCGCGTCTCGCTCGTGCTCAAGGCAGACATCCGTCCCGGGCACACGGGTGAGATTACGGGCAAGGTCGAGCGGCTCGAGAGGGCGATCGAGCGGCAGGCAGAAGGCGGCGCCGCCGCCCAGTAG
- a CDS encoding TetR/AcrR family transcriptional regulator — translation MQQERAWRKPMRADAARNIEKVITAALDCFREDGPNVSLKTVADRAGVGPATLFRNFADKDELVLAAVERQLKVKVDPVAEMALENPDAAAGLVEVLSAVMQVANDEYNLLSAVAGRRGLLLGLAGKLIESLGLLLQRGQQQGTLREELQLVDMVRLVAMLIGAGDTVEPGSFAWQRYVALVEDAIRTHRENRPLPPLEPIPGVELPV, via the coding sequence ATGCAGCAGGAACGAGCGTGGCGCAAGCCGATGCGGGCTGACGCCGCGCGCAACATCGAAAAAGTCATCACCGCAGCGCTCGACTGCTTCCGCGAAGACGGCCCGAACGTCTCCCTCAAGACCGTCGCCGACCGGGCCGGCGTGGGCCCTGCGACCCTGTTCCGCAACTTCGCGGACAAGGACGAGCTCGTGCTGGCCGCGGTCGAGCGCCAGCTCAAGGTCAAGGTCGACCCCGTGGCCGAAATGGCCCTCGAGAATCCCGACGCCGCCGCGGGCCTCGTGGAGGTCCTGAGCGCCGTGATGCAGGTTGCGAACGATGAGTACAACCTGCTCTCCGCCGTTGCAGGGCGCCGCGGCCTCCTGCTCGGGCTGGCGGGCAAGCTCATCGAGTCCCTCGGGCTCCTCCTGCAGCGCGGTCAGCAGCAGGGCACGCTGCGCGAGGAACTCCAGCTGGTCGATATGGTCCGGCTCGTCGCAATGCTCATCGGCGCCGGGGACACCGTGGAGCCCGGATCCTTCGCGTGGCAGCGCTACGTGGCCCTCGTCGAGGACGCGATCCGCACCCACCGCGAGAACCGCCCCCTCCCCCCGCTCGAGCCGATCCCCGGGGTCGAACTCCCGGTCTGA
- a CDS encoding AzlD domain-containing protein: protein MSLWIWILVACAAAYALKLLGYLVPRRWMDNTRMLRIAGTITIGLLASLTAVNAFGSGQSLVLDARLGALVAAAIALLLRAPFLVVVIVGAAAAALLRLAGWG, encoded by the coding sequence ATGAGCCTGTGGATCTGGATCCTCGTGGCGTGCGCGGCGGCCTATGCGCTCAAGCTGCTCGGCTATCTCGTGCCCCGGCGCTGGATGGACAACACGCGCATGCTGCGCATCGCGGGCACCATCACGATCGGCCTGCTCGCATCCCTGACCGCGGTGAACGCGTTCGGCAGCGGCCAGTCACTCGTCCTCGACGCGCGCCTCGGCGCCCTCGTGGCGGCGGCGATCGCGTTGCTGCTGAGGGCGCCGTTCCTCGTGGTCGTCATCGTCGGGGCCGCCGCCGCGGCCCTCCTGCGGCTCGCGGGCTGGGGCTGA
- a CDS encoding MBL fold metallo-hydrolase — MLLERIYDEDLAQAGYFIGCQAKGEALVVDARRDIAPYLELAAANGMRIVAVTETHIHADYLSGTRELAAATGATAYVSGEGGEDWQYGFEAERLYDGTTVKLGNITVKAVHTPGHTPEHLSFLITDGAFTDQPGYMLSGDFVFSGDLGRPDLLDEAAGGVNTRFAGAKQLFTSLRDKFLTLPDHIQVHPGHGSGSACGKALGAIPSTTVGYERLFAWWAPYLAANDEEGFVNELLSGQPDAHAYFGRMKRQNRQGPTVLGERGELPELENSAVAEDLAADRITFVDSRSNREVHEGTVAGSLNIPAGGKFATYGAWAYDPETDSRPLVLLASDKDAARTMWDHLIRVGIDNVAGFTPSLEGLPMATPKLLAPAELEGFDAALVLDVRNKTEHADGHIPGSSQLSAARVLWHTDELPAEGTIVAYCQSGVRNSVAASALRRAGYDVVELDGSYAGWEAWKTTQDTVTAN; from the coding sequence ATGCTGCTCGAGCGAATCTACGACGAAGATCTGGCCCAGGCGGGCTACTTCATCGGCTGCCAGGCCAAGGGCGAGGCCCTCGTGGTGGACGCCCGCCGCGACATCGCGCCTTACCTGGAGCTGGCCGCCGCCAACGGCATGAGGATTGTGGCGGTCACCGAGACCCACATCCACGCTGACTACCTCTCCGGCACCCGGGAGCTGGCCGCCGCCACCGGCGCGACCGCCTACGTCTCGGGCGAGGGCGGCGAGGACTGGCAGTACGGGTTCGAGGCCGAGCGCCTCTACGACGGCACCACCGTCAAGCTCGGAAACATCACCGTCAAGGCCGTCCACACCCCAGGCCACACCCCCGAGCACCTGTCCTTCCTGATCACGGACGGTGCGTTCACCGACCAGCCGGGCTACATGCTCTCCGGCGACTTCGTGTTCTCCGGCGACCTCGGCCGCCCCGACCTGCTCGACGAGGCCGCCGGCGGCGTGAACACGCGCTTCGCGGGTGCCAAGCAGCTCTTCACGAGCCTGAGGGACAAGTTCCTGACCCTCCCGGACCACATCCAGGTCCACCCGGGCCACGGCTCCGGCAGCGCATGCGGCAAGGCCCTGGGCGCGATCCCGTCCACCACTGTGGGCTACGAGCGGCTCTTCGCCTGGTGGGCTCCGTACCTCGCCGCGAACGATGAGGAGGGCTTCGTCAACGAGCTCCTCAGCGGCCAGCCCGACGCGCACGCCTACTTCGGCCGCATGAAGCGCCAGAACCGCCAGGGGCCGACCGTCCTGGGCGAGCGTGGCGAGCTCCCCGAGCTCGAGAACAGCGCAGTCGCCGAGGATCTCGCTGCGGACAGGATCACGTTCGTGGACTCCCGCTCGAACCGCGAGGTCCACGAGGGCACTGTGGCCGGCTCTCTCAACATCCCCGCCGGCGGCAAGTTCGCCACCTACGGTGCGTGGGCCTACGATCCCGAGACCGATTCCCGCCCCCTCGTGCTCCTCGCCTCCGACAAGGACGCGGCGCGCACCATGTGGGACCACCTCATCCGCGTGGGCATCGACAACGTCGCGGGCTTCACCCCGAGCCTCGAGGGTCTCCCCATGGCCACGCCGAAGCTGCTCGCCCCGGCAGAGCTCGAGGGCTTCGACGCCGCACTGGTCCTCGACGTGCGCAACAAGACGGAGCACGCCGACGGCCACATCCCCGGCTCGTCCCAGCTGAGCGCCGCCCGCGTCCTGTGGCACACCGACGAGCTCCCCGCCGAGGGCACGATCGTGGCCTACTGCCAGAGCGGTGTCCGCAACTCGGTCGCCGCGAGCGCACTGCGCCGCGCGGGCTACGACGTGGTCGAGCTCGACGGATCCTACGCGGGCTGGGAGGCCTGGAAGACGACTCAGGACACCGT
- a CDS encoding glycerophosphodiester phosphodiesterase, translating to MTIRPFVYAHRGASARFAEHTRAAYLQAIADGADGVECDVHLTRDQHVVLLHDSNLDRTSSGTGPVGDRTLAELRELDFSSWKGARIPDEFGARTQQLLTLPELLDLLETAGREIGLAIELKHPSPYRLKLEDRVLEVLRSRGWEPESSRVGNIQVSFMSFDAEAVEYLLGTVPARHVCMLVDDISVEDLRESTALGALTGGAVANVLRAAQLNAEAILDGARVGIAGPGITYVKDHPNRVRAWLDAGLTFRVWTVDAPEDVDHCVAVGIQQITTNRPADVLAQLGATIA from the coding sequence ATGACCATCCGCCCCTTTGTCTATGCCCATCGTGGAGCAAGCGCGCGCTTCGCGGAACACACCAGGGCCGCCTATCTCCAAGCGATCGCCGACGGCGCTGACGGCGTCGAGTGCGACGTCCACCTGACCCGCGACCAGCACGTCGTCCTGCTGCACGATTCCAATCTGGACCGCACGTCGAGCGGTACCGGGCCGGTCGGAGACCGCACGCTCGCCGAACTGCGCGAGTTGGACTTCTCCTCGTGGAAGGGGGCCCGGATCCCTGACGAGTTCGGCGCCCGGACCCAGCAGCTGCTCACGCTGCCGGAGCTGCTCGATCTCCTCGAGACCGCCGGCCGCGAGATCGGCCTCGCGATTGAGCTCAAGCACCCGAGCCCCTACCGGCTCAAGCTCGAGGATCGGGTCCTGGAGGTGCTGCGCTCGCGCGGGTGGGAGCCCGAGTCGTCGCGCGTGGGGAACATCCAGGTGAGCTTCATGAGCTTCGACGCCGAGGCCGTCGAGTACCTCCTCGGCACTGTGCCCGCCCGGCACGTCTGCATGCTCGTCGACGACATCTCCGTCGAGGATCTCCGCGAGTCAACGGCCCTCGGGGCCCTCACCGGGGGCGCGGTCGCGAACGTGCTCAGGGCCGCCCAGCTCAACGCCGAGGCGATCCTCGATGGTGCGCGCGTCGGCATCGCCGGCCCCGGGATCACCTACGTGAAGGATCACCCGAACCGGGTCCGCGCGTGGCTCGACGCGGGCCTGACGTTCCGGGTCTGGACCGTGGATGCGCCAGAGGACGTGGACCACTGTGTCGCCGTCGGCATCCAGCAGATCACCACGAACCGCCCCGCCGACGTCCTCGCCCAGCTCGGGGCGACGATTGCCTGA
- a CDS encoding AzlC family ABC transporter permease, translating to MRRSPGVRVGASIAIATGLYGISFGALGVASGLDVLQTIALSLLMFTGGSQFAFIGVVAGGGSGSAAAAAATLLGVRNSVYGMQLNAMFRPKGWRRFAGAHVTIDESTATAVGQDSSVEQRRGFWAAGLGVFVLWNVFTAVGAFAGNALGDPKQWGLDGAAVAAFLGLLWPRLRGREPVAIAVVCGLATVLAVPFVPAGVPILVAALVAAVLGWVSHSRSQARAAAGAGVEGLEPDLDPYSSHAHGRHDALGEHRRRASEPGSTGTGEAPRAGEGEGA from the coding sequence CTGAGACGCTCACCCGGAGTGCGGGTCGGCGCCTCGATCGCGATCGCCACGGGGCTCTACGGGATCTCGTTCGGTGCGCTGGGGGTTGCTTCCGGCCTTGACGTGCTCCAGACCATAGCGTTGAGCCTGCTCATGTTCACCGGAGGGTCGCAGTTCGCGTTCATCGGCGTGGTCGCGGGTGGCGGCTCGGGCAGCGCGGCTGCGGCGGCCGCGACGCTGCTCGGCGTGCGCAACTCCGTGTACGGGATGCAGCTCAACGCCATGTTCCGTCCCAAAGGCTGGAGGCGCTTCGCCGGAGCGCACGTGACCATCGACGAGTCCACGGCAACCGCCGTGGGCCAGGACTCGTCGGTCGAGCAGCGCCGCGGATTCTGGGCGGCAGGCCTCGGCGTGTTCGTGCTGTGGAACGTCTTCACCGCGGTCGGGGCGTTCGCGGGAAATGCCCTCGGCGACCCCAAGCAGTGGGGGCTCGACGGGGCGGCGGTCGCCGCGTTCCTTGGCCTCCTCTGGCCGCGGCTCCGCGGTCGCGAACCGGTTGCCATCGCTGTCGTGTGCGGGCTCGCGACCGTCCTCGCGGTGCCGTTCGTCCCCGCGGGCGTGCCAATCCTCGTCGCCGCGCTCGTGGCCGCCGTTCTCGGATGGGTCAGCCACTCGCGCTCCCAGGCCCGCGCGGCCGCAGGCGCTGGCGTCGAGGGCCTCGAACCGGATCTCGATCCCTACTCGTCCCACGCCCACGGACGGCATGACGCGCTGGGTGAGCATCGCCGTCGTGCGTCGGAACCGGGGTCCACGGGAACTGGGGAGGCTCCGCGGGCGGGGGAGGGGGAAGGCGCATGA